The following are encoded in a window of Cinclus cinclus chromosome 32, bCinCin1.1, whole genome shotgun sequence genomic DNA:
- the QTRT1 gene encoding queuine tRNA-ribosyltransferase catalytic subunit 1 isoform X3 — protein sequence MATSTAGPARPVPVLRVIAECGRSRARAGELRLPHGNVPCPVFMPVGTRGTAKGLTAAQLAALGCRICLGNTFHLGTRPGSELVRRSGGLHGFMDWPHNLLTDSGGFQMVSLLELSEVSEEGVRFQPPHGGEEILLSPEKSMEIQNALGADIVMQLDDVVSSTTKGPRVEEAMHRSVRWLDRCLAAHARPEQQLLFAIVQGGLDLELRLRCIQAMTQRDVPGFAIGGLSGGEDKAQFWRTVKFSAEHLPRDKPRYLMGVGYATDLVVCVALGCDMFDCVFPTRTARFGSALVPWGSLQLKNHQFAKDFRPIDADCGCPTCQRYSRAYLHALLRSNTAALHLLTLHNIAYQMKLMGSIRESILQQRFPEFVREFMDTMYGGRGGPPTWAREALESVGITLD from the exons ATGGCGACGTCCACGGCGGGGCCAGCGCGGCCGGTCCCGGTGCTCCGGGTCATAGCCGAGTGCGGGCGGAGCCGCGCTCGGGCCGGGGAGCTGCGGCTGCCGCACGGGAACGTGCCCTGCCCCGTTTTCATGCCCGTGGGCACACGCGGCACCGCCAAGGGCTTGACGGCGGCGCAGCTCGCGGCTCTCGGCTGCCGCATCTGCCTCGGCAACACCTTCCACCTGGGCACGAGGCCG GGTTCGGAGCTGGTCCGACGTTCCGGGGGCCTCCACGGATTCATGGATTGGCCCCACAACCTGCTGACG GACAGCGGGGGGTTCCAGATGGtttccctgctggagctgtcGGAGGTGTCAGAGGAGGGGGTCCGGTTCCAACCCCCCCACGGCGGGGAGGAGATCCTACTCAGTCCAGAGAAATCCATGGAAATCCAGAACGCTCTGG GGGCAGATATCGTGATGCAGTTGGACGACGTCGTGAGCAGCACCACGAAGGGGCCGCGCGTCGAGGAGGCCATGCACAG ATCAGTGCGCTGGCTCGATCGCTGCCTGGCTGCTCACGCCCGGccggagcagcagctgctctttgcCATCGTCCAGGGGGGCCTGGACCTGGAGCTGCGCCTGCGCTGCATCCAAG ccATGACCCAGCGGGACGTGCCGGGATTCGCCATCGGGGGCCTGAGCGGGGGCGAGGACAAGGCGCAGTTCTGGCGCACGGTGAAGTTCAGTGCCGAGCACCTGCCCCGGGACAAACCCCGCTACCTCATGGGAGTGGG CTACGCCACCGACCTGGTGGTTTGCGTCGCGCTGGGCTGTGACATGTTCGACTGCGTCTTCCCCACCCGCACGGCG CGTTTCGGTTCCGCCTTGGTTCCCTGGGGGTCCCTGCAGCTCAAAAATCACCAATTTGCCAAAGATTTCCGGCCCATCGACGCCGACTGCGGCTGCCCCACGTGCCAGAG GTATTCCCGGGCGTACCTGCACGCGCTGCTCCGCTCCAACACGGCCGCGCTGCACCTGCTCACCCTGCACAACATCGCCTACCAG ATGAAGCTGATGGGCTCCATCAGGGAGAGCATCCTGCAGCAGCGCTTCCCGGAGTTTGTGCGGGAGTTCATGGACACCATGtatggggggcggggggggcccCCCACCTGGGCACGGGAGGCTCTGGAGTCTGTGGGAATCACCCTGGACTGA
- the QTRT1 gene encoding queuine tRNA-ribosyltransferase catalytic subunit 1 isoform X2: protein MTQRDVPGFAIGGLSGGEDKAQFWRTVKFSAEHLPRDKPRYLMGVGYATDLVVCVALGCDMFDCVFPTRTARFGSALVPWGSLQLKNHQFAKDFRPIDADCGCPTCQRYSRAYLHALLRSNTAALHLLTLHNIAYQMKLMGSIRESILQQRFPEFVREFMDTMSPMKVSPTCRLLLLPAVALLALLALQSQHPALPPSTTTVPPSPPPRPGNTTPVPRPPRHPRHPLQPPYPYPYRFLLNHPDKCRQRAPFLVLLVVTSPADLAARDAVRRTWGNESAVPGLSVLRLFLLGLHPVFSAELSPVLQEEDKLHGDLLQQDFLDTYNNLTLKTLMGLEWVSRFCPNATYVIKADHDVFLNLEFLARLLRPVRTDFLTGYVYRHTGPLRHRAYKWFVPREVYPNNTYPPYCGGPAYVLSGDLALRVFAVAQVLPVINMEDAFVGICLHALGVDVTDSPPGTFNMYRLDYDKCRFSRLVMVHHYWPQDLLQVWPHFRNESIKCP, encoded by the exons ATGACCCAGCGGGACGTGCCGGGATTCGCCATCGGGGGCCTGAGCGGGGGCGAGGACAAGGCGCAGTTCTGGCGCACGGTGAAGTTCAGTGCCGAGCACCTGCCCCGGGACAAACCCCGCTACCTCATGGGAGTGGG CTACGCCACCGACCTGGTGGTTTGCGTCGCGCTGGGCTGTGACATGTTCGACTGCGTCTTCCCCACCCGCACGGCG CGTTTCGGTTCCGCCTTGGTTCCCTGGGGGTCCCTGCAGCTCAAAAATCACCAATTTGCCAAAGATTTCCGGCCCATCGACGCCGACTGCGGCTGCCCCACGTGCCAGAG GTATTCCCGGGCGTACCTGCACGCGCTGCTCCGCTCCAACACGGCCGCGCTGCACCTGCTCACCCTGCACAACATCGCCTACCAG ATGAAGCTGATGGGCTCCATCAGGGAGAGCATCCTGCAGCAGCGCTTCCCGGAGTTTGTGCGGGAGTTCATGGACACCAT GTCACCCATGAAGGTCTCTCCGACTTGTcgcctgctcctgctgccggcgGTCgcgctgctggccctgctggccctgcagtCCCAGCACCCGGCGCTCcctcccagcaccaccaccgtgccccccagcccccctCCACGCCCCGGCAACACCACGCCGGTCCCGCGGCCGCCGCGGCACCCGCGGCACCCGCTGCAACCGCCGTACCCGTACCCCTACCGCTTCCTGCTCAACCACCCCGACAAGTGCCGGCAGCGGGCTCcgttcctggtgctgctggtggtcaCGTCCCCGGCCGACCTGGCCGCCCGCGACGCCGTGCGCCGCACCTGGGGCAACGAGAGCGCCGTGCCGGGGCTCAGCGTGCTGCGGCTCTTCCTGCTCGGCCTGCACCCCGTGTTCAGCGCCGAGCTGAGCCCcgtgctgcaggaggaggacaAGCTGCACGGGGATCTCCTGCAGCAGGATTTCCTGGACACCTACAACAACCTCACGCTCAAGACTCTGATGGGGCTGGAATGGGTGAGCCGATTCTGCCCCAACGCCACCTACGTGATAAAGGCCGACCACGACGTCTTCCTCAACCTGGAGTTCCTGGCGAGGTTGCTGCGGCCGGTCAGGACGGATTTCCTGACGGGTTACGTGTACCGGCACACCGGGCCGCTGCGGCACCGGGCCTACAAGTGGTTTGTGCCACGTGAGGTGTACCCCAACAACACCTACCCGCCCTACTGCGGCGGGCCCGCCTACGTGCTCTCGGGGGACCTGGCGCTGCGCGTCTTCGCCGTGGCGCAGGTGCTGCCCGTCATCAACATGGAGGATGCGTTCGTCGGCATCTGCCTGCACGCGCTGGGCGTGGATGTCACAGATTCCCCACCTGGCACCTTCAACATGTACCGGCTGGACTACGACAAGTGCCGCTTCTCCAGGCTGGTCATGGTGCACCACTACTGGCCCCAGGATCTGCTGCAGGTGTGGCCGCATTTCCGTAACGAGTCCATCAAGTGTCCCTAG
- the QTRT1 gene encoding queuine tRNA-ribosyltransferase catalytic subunit 1 isoform X1, with translation MATSTAGPARPVPVLRVIAECGRSRARAGELRLPHGNVPCPVFMPVGTRGTAKGLTAAQLAALGCRICLGNTFHLGTRPGSELVRRSGGLHGFMDWPHNLLTDSGGFQMVSLLELSEVSEEGVRFQPPHGGEEILLSPEKSMEIQNALGADIVMQLDDVVSSTTKGPRVEEAMHRSVRWLDRCLAAHARPEQQLLFAIVQGGLDLELRLRCIQAMTQRDVPGFAIGGLSGGEDKAQFWRTVKFSAEHLPRDKPRYLMGVGYATDLVVCVALGCDMFDCVFPTRTARFGSALVPWGSLQLKNHQFAKDFRPIDADCGCPTCQRYSRAYLHALLRSNTAALHLLTLHNIAYQMKLMGSIRESILQQRFPEFVREFMDTMSPMKVSPTCRLLLLPAVALLALLALQSQHPALPPSTTTVPPSPPPRPGNTTPVPRPPRHPRHPLQPPYPYPYRFLLNHPDKCRQRAPFLVLLVVTSPADLAARDAVRRTWGNESAVPGLSVLRLFLLGLHPVFSAELSPVLQEEDKLHGDLLQQDFLDTYNNLTLKTLMGLEWVSRFCPNATYVIKADHDVFLNLEFLARLLRPVRTDFLTGYVYRHTGPLRHRAYKWFVPREVYPNNTYPPYCGGPAYVLSGDLALRVFAVAQVLPVINMEDAFVGICLHALGVDVTDSPPGTFNMYRLDYDKCRFSRLVMVHHYWPQDLLQVWPHFRNESIKCP, from the exons ATGGCGACGTCCACGGCGGGGCCAGCGCGGCCGGTCCCGGTGCTCCGGGTCATAGCCGAGTGCGGGCGGAGCCGCGCTCGGGCCGGGGAGCTGCGGCTGCCGCACGGGAACGTGCCCTGCCCCGTTTTCATGCCCGTGGGCACACGCGGCACCGCCAAGGGCTTGACGGCGGCGCAGCTCGCGGCTCTCGGCTGCCGCATCTGCCTCGGCAACACCTTCCACCTGGGCACGAGGCCG GGTTCGGAGCTGGTCCGACGTTCCGGGGGCCTCCACGGATTCATGGATTGGCCCCACAACCTGCTGACG GACAGCGGGGGGTTCCAGATGGtttccctgctggagctgtcGGAGGTGTCAGAGGAGGGGGTCCGGTTCCAACCCCCCCACGGCGGGGAGGAGATCCTACTCAGTCCAGAGAAATCCATGGAAATCCAGAACGCTCTGG GGGCAGATATCGTGATGCAGTTGGACGACGTCGTGAGCAGCACCACGAAGGGGCCGCGCGTCGAGGAGGCCATGCACAG ATCAGTGCGCTGGCTCGATCGCTGCCTGGCTGCTCACGCCCGGccggagcagcagctgctctttgcCATCGTCCAGGGGGGCCTGGACCTGGAGCTGCGCCTGCGCTGCATCCAAG ccATGACCCAGCGGGACGTGCCGGGATTCGCCATCGGGGGCCTGAGCGGGGGCGAGGACAAGGCGCAGTTCTGGCGCACGGTGAAGTTCAGTGCCGAGCACCTGCCCCGGGACAAACCCCGCTACCTCATGGGAGTGGG CTACGCCACCGACCTGGTGGTTTGCGTCGCGCTGGGCTGTGACATGTTCGACTGCGTCTTCCCCACCCGCACGGCG CGTTTCGGTTCCGCCTTGGTTCCCTGGGGGTCCCTGCAGCTCAAAAATCACCAATTTGCCAAAGATTTCCGGCCCATCGACGCCGACTGCGGCTGCCCCACGTGCCAGAG GTATTCCCGGGCGTACCTGCACGCGCTGCTCCGCTCCAACACGGCCGCGCTGCACCTGCTCACCCTGCACAACATCGCCTACCAG ATGAAGCTGATGGGCTCCATCAGGGAGAGCATCCTGCAGCAGCGCTTCCCGGAGTTTGTGCGGGAGTTCATGGACACCAT GTCACCCATGAAGGTCTCTCCGACTTGTcgcctgctcctgctgccggcgGTCgcgctgctggccctgctggccctgcagtCCCAGCACCCGGCGCTCcctcccagcaccaccaccgtgccccccagcccccctCCACGCCCCGGCAACACCACGCCGGTCCCGCGGCCGCCGCGGCACCCGCGGCACCCGCTGCAACCGCCGTACCCGTACCCCTACCGCTTCCTGCTCAACCACCCCGACAAGTGCCGGCAGCGGGCTCcgttcctggtgctgctggtggtcaCGTCCCCGGCCGACCTGGCCGCCCGCGACGCCGTGCGCCGCACCTGGGGCAACGAGAGCGCCGTGCCGGGGCTCAGCGTGCTGCGGCTCTTCCTGCTCGGCCTGCACCCCGTGTTCAGCGCCGAGCTGAGCCCcgtgctgcaggaggaggacaAGCTGCACGGGGATCTCCTGCAGCAGGATTTCCTGGACACCTACAACAACCTCACGCTCAAGACTCTGATGGGGCTGGAATGGGTGAGCCGATTCTGCCCCAACGCCACCTACGTGATAAAGGCCGACCACGACGTCTTCCTCAACCTGGAGTTCCTGGCGAGGTTGCTGCGGCCGGTCAGGACGGATTTCCTGACGGGTTACGTGTACCGGCACACCGGGCCGCTGCGGCACCGGGCCTACAAGTGGTTTGTGCCACGTGAGGTGTACCCCAACAACACCTACCCGCCCTACTGCGGCGGGCCCGCCTACGTGCTCTCGGGGGACCTGGCGCTGCGCGTCTTCGCCGTGGCGCAGGTGCTGCCCGTCATCAACATGGAGGATGCGTTCGTCGGCATCTGCCTGCACGCGCTGGGCGTGGATGTCACAGATTCCCCACCTGGCACCTTCAACATGTACCGGCTGGACTACGACAAGTGCCGCTTCTCCAGGCTGGTCATGGTGCACCACTACTGGCCCCAGGATCTGCTGCAGGTGTGGCCGCATTTCCGTAACGAGTCCATCAAGTGTCCCTAG